AGGCTCTGCCAGAAGTCACATAACGTTGGTGTAGCGCCGAAACTGGTTCCCAGCCAATCGATATCAGGTACACCCTGCTCGATCGCCTTAAACAGCGCCGTACCAATTCCCCGCTGTTGCAACGCTGGATGTACTGCAATACGCATCACCCTCAAACCACGACAGGCGGCAGCTTCAGGTATCTGACTATGAGCCAGCAGCGTCTGAGGGATAAGCTGCCCCTTGGGACGCCGGGTGCCACTGAGAATTGCCTCAGCCAGCTCAGGTGCTATGGGCCCTTCAGTAGCGAGCAAGGCTGTTGCGATAAGCTGTTCTTCACCGTTTGTGACGATAAATCCCGCCCAGACCTGCACATTAGGGCTGTCCAGTAAAATACGCAGATCACCTGGTGTTGTGCGGTAGTGCGCCAGAATCAGTAAACCAAAAAGTTGTTTCAAGAGCGGCGTATTGCCGACTAGCTGACTTGAATCCAGCCGCCTGAAACTCAAGCTTTCATGCCCAACAGCCAGGTCCTGCTGATCAGTTGAGAGCTTCACTGGCTCAGCATCAAGCAACAAGGCCTTGTAAGAGAATCTCTCCAGCGGATCATTCTCAGCCCAGCGTACCGGCTGTTCCATGCGCAGCAGCTCCCATTCAGGAACTTTTTTATCCAGTAGAGGCAGAAACCGAACCGCAAACCCCTGCCCCGTTCCTTCATAGCCATGCAGAGTAGAAGCAAAGATCACTCGTTGATAGTCCAGCATGTTTAACAGAACCGGGGCAGGAATAGCAGCAGCTTCATCGACCAGCAACAGGTCTGCGGCCGGTCTCTGTTGAATCAACAAATCCGGTAGAATAAAACGTAAACGACTCTGACCGATCATCCAGCTATCTCGATCACGGATAAGCTGATCCACTGGTAATAGCATTTCAATCATCGCAAAGGCTGACTGAACCGCACTGCGGGAGGGTGCGGTTAATACAATTTCGACAGGACCACCGGTCATCAACCGGGCGGCGATAATACCCAATGCAGCACTTTTCCCCCGCCCCCGGTCTGCCGTAACAACCCTGACAGCTCTCGCCCGAGCCATAACTGTTAAGGCATTATTAACCGCCAATGCCTGATCAGCGCTTTTGAATGGCAAGTCCACAGACACCTG
The genomic region above belongs to Amphritea japonica ATCC BAA-1530 and contains:
- a CDS encoding tRNA(Met) cytidine acetyltransferase TmcA — its product is MSGFESVKSNIESLLKTNQGRDHRLLIVISGSREWCQRCIPQQQSSLSRWAWIGDPAVGIQPPSIVRPVSAKQAHQLLGQESDCVLFDGWSGFNPNGFGQVVGTLVAGGAFILVTPLPEVWERFSDPEYQHIAVEPYTEKDVGRCFIRHLINTIAADDQLMHFSENSLLPEISDFASLLATHRVKQVSVDLPFKSADQALAVNNALTVMARARAVRVVTADRGRGKSAALGIIAARLMTGGPVEIVLTAPSRSAVQSAFAMIEMLLPVDQLIRDRDSWMIGQSRLRFILPDLLIQQRPAADLLLVDEAAAIPAPVLLNMLDYQRVIFASTLHGYEGTGQGFAVRFLPLLDKKVPEWELLRMEQPVRWAENDPLERFSYKALLLDAEPVKLSTDQQDLAVGHESLSFRRLDSSQLVGNTPLLKQLFGLLILAHYRTTPGDLRILLDSPNVQVWAGFIVTNGEEQLIATALLATEGPIAPELAEAILSGTRRPKGQLIPQTLLAHSQIPEAAACRGLRVMRIAVHPALQQRGIGTALFKAIEQGVPDIDWLGTSFGATPTLCDFWQSLGLRLQRLGFNRDKVSGTHAAIMLKGVTEAGCELQQKGTCRAQQQWQQDPAIQAVAAAELADVFIF